Part of the Besnoitia besnoiti strain Bb-Ger1 chromosome Unknown contig00072, whole genome shotgun sequence genome is shown below.
ggtttgattgaattatcgcacccagataactccataccagtgaaccggtttgtaactccgcttcatatcgtacctgaatggtactttttagcatattatgcggtgttaaaagtaatcccatccaaaaccggtggtttttagtatttatgttatcaacatgtcaatgaaatatcaacaacgatgaaacttatttggttaacataacaacatagaaggtaaagctggattacgttcaaactttacactggatacgtttcaatgttaacttactaaataccatgggagcgaagagaatctaatatgtaactcccgttcatggaaatcaaaagagctttcactgattgtatttatgaaacgtgattagttcacctagccaacacgatccggttgtttgggaataatatccctatttaagggattgatatgtgctacaataacacagtcggtacgaagtcgaaacaaggtagttgatggtgaaccagtggctgaacaaacctttttattgattatgctgactttagtcccgagaaactacagttctgcttaaactgaggagtcaagtaggtacaaaccgtacaaggattaattatgtccatctgtgcatctaagttgagactatcggttatatattttagacgctaacttcccggctaaactttgacttattaaaccagcctgggatcataaaagtactatgtatggtaagattgagcgtgaacattggatgtcaccatggttatagttacggtacatatataaaatctacagtacgatttgagatttgttacgtgacgagcggtgtgtttaagactagtttacatgcgctcattttaatatgtagttatttaacgaagttctatgtgctagcatggtttcgagaacacaccaaatttccatgagtctattccgggcacacctcgtcttttatcggtgtgctctcaatctaaattcatcttataactttggtttcttagttgcaattacctttgtactccaaataattacaggtatcactttagcgttccgatatacttctgaagcatcttgtgcatttgctagtgttcaacatctagttagagaggtagcagcaggatgggaatttaggatgttgcatgcaacaactgcttctttcgtcttcttgtgtatcttaatacacatgtctcgaggtatgtataactccagctatagttatttaactactgcttggatgtctggtttagttttatatctacttactatagccactgctttcctcggttatgtactaccatggggacagatgagtttctggggtgctacagtcattactaatctcctttctccaataccatatttagtaccttggttactcggtggatactatgtatctgatgtaacattaaaacgattctttgtattgcactttatattaccttttgtaggttgcattctaattgtattacacatcttctatttacatttaaatggttctagtaaccctgcaggtattgattccgcacttaaagtagccttctatcctcatatgttaatgaccgatgctaaatgtctatcctatctaattggtttaattttcttacaaacggcttttggtttgattgaattatcgcacccagataactccataccagtgaaccggtttgtaactccgcttcatatcgtacctgaatggtactttttagcatattatgcggtgttaaaagtaatcccatccaaaaccggtggtttgttagtatttatgttatcaacatgtcaatgaaatatcaacaacgatgaaacttatttggttaacataacaacatagaaggtaaagctggattacgttcaaactttacactggatacgtttcaatgttaacttactaaataccatgggagcgaagagaatctaatatgtaactccgttcatggaaatcaaaagagctttcacgctatctctagtgcctgtcgagtcgctcaaggaagatttgatcctgtatatgatttaagggatgtaaaggtgctcagggtctaaccgtcgggccatctggatcctcatattcaaagataattctatttaagaaagttttagataaacgacatgtgaagagtcggaccaactttcacgcacgacgataattacccgacaaggatttacctacctttggaccgtcataatacagccgccgtttacattttactgcaccgggcagggattatatactatacctctacagtggtattagcagtatctagtgttgatgtacaacagacgctctccttgttccactacctaaccataatctattgttccagatattaaggaatgtacgcttcatataactacacaacgttatgccaagaaggataccagattaccctgattatctttgttatattaatacatggtgttcaattggttctatatccacaatagttatcatcttaactatgctctgctaatgcacttaacatgatggtcatgaaaagcacaagagaacttggatccggtaaacaaagaccttcaagatctaaaccagtagtccaactcgtagtatatactcccagaaaaaggtagtttatatcaacctaggaatcccattttagtaagtgtaacatggagtctagcttcagttgttatctgattggtattgcatgcctggtgacttagaatatgattcttattaatgggagcacagttccctgggtatccaatcagtgctctgccttgggcattgaaactaacccacagttcaaccctgtattataaatccagtagactcatgtccttgtcgtttatataatctattaatgcttgtcaagttccttgtagttgatgtacaacagatagttccagatattaaggaatgtacgcttcatataactacacaacgaAGAAGGAtttaccctgattatctttgttatattaatacatggtgttcaattggttctatatccacaatagttatcatcttaactatgctctgctaatgcacttaacatgatggtcatgaaaagcacaagagaacttggatccggtaaacaaagaccttcaagatctaaccagtagtccaactcgtagtatatactccccagaaaaagctgataaataatcctgtctcagagatgatactcaagtacgatgctactgattagactagcatctgagtagtagttttctctcgctgttaagatgagtgagaacaagaatccatatattacgcctagaacataaccgatgtggaataatcttaatgtagtaggatattgaaatccaacacttttagctgtcttaagcagtccagtggggtggtggtgtactgcaatcataaagaacttggttgtctgtatctcataaccggagtcatcttcagtattctaggaactataatgtctttgtttattcgatttgagttatacagttctggatcgcgatcatttgtacagagacgatagctacttataatgtgataataacgatacatggcctagctatgatctttatgttcttaatgcctgctttgtacggaggatatggtaacttctttgtaccaatatatattggtggttcggaagtcgttttcccaagaactaacgcgatctcctattttctagtaccattagtgaactcttttggtctgatcctaagtacgcagtgagctaactagatacaaggaacttgacaagcattaatagatttatataaacgacaaggacatgagtctactggattttataatacagggttgaactgtgtaaagatcattgtgttatggttctatcacaaaccattgagattacgaagttatggttttgggctcgtgagtgtctctcaataactagctgagtgcttgtacgataattatatcaatgcagtaccaattaaggcgtgtagcatctcctatgctccttaacatcacagctatgtcgaattatcgcacccagataactccataccagtgaaccggtttgtaactccgcttcatatcgtacctgaatggtactttttagcatattatgcgtgttaaaagtaatcccatccaaaaccggtggtttgttagtatttatgtcctctctcattaacttagctcttttatctgaaattcgagctttgaatactcgaatgttgatacgacaacatttatgactcgaaatgtagtcagtggatgggtaattatttgggtatacagtatgatcttcttgattattattggtagtgctattccacaagcgacttatatcttatatggtagattagctactatcgtatatcttactaccggattggttctatgcttatactaaatcaatagttataatgactacagcttccaagcaaacatgattaccgtgatattgaaatccaacacttttagctgtcttaagcagtccagtggggtggtggtgtactgcaatcataaagaacttggttgtctgtatctcataaccggagtcatcttcagtattctaggaactataatgtctttgtttattcgatttgagtgaacacataagatcatcgaatttaaacggtatgctcctgaaagtaacgtacaagctgtaaacaaaggactccttaacttaaactgaggagtcaagtaggtacaaaccgtacaaggattaattatgtccatctgtgcatctaagttgagactatcggttatatattttagacgctaacttcccggctaaactttgacttattaaaccagcctgggatcataaaagtactatgtatggtaagattgagcgtgaacattggatgtcaccatggttatagttacggtacatatataaaaatctacagtacgatttgagatttgttacgtgacgagcggtgtgtttaagactagtttacatgcgctcattttaatatgtagttatttaacgaagttc
Proteins encoded:
- a CDS encoding cytochrome b (encoded by transcript BESB_075740); the protein is MCYNNTVGITLAFRYTSEASCAFASVQHLVREVAAGWEFRMLHATTASFVFLCILIHMSRGMYNSSYSYLTTAWMSGLVLYLLTIATAFLGYVLPWGQMSFWGATVITNLLSPIPYLVPWLLGGYYVSDVTLKRFFVLHFILPFVGCILIVLHIFYLHLNGSSNPAGIDSALKVAFYPHMLMTDAKCLSYLIGLIFLQTAFGLIELSHPDNSIPVNRFVTPLHIVPEWYFLAYYAVLKVIPSKTGGLLVFMLSTCQ